One genomic window of Halolamina sediminis includes the following:
- a CDS encoding TATA-box-binding protein produces the protein MTDPKETITIENVVASTGIGQELDLQSVAMDLEGADYDPEQFPGLVYRTQEPKSAALIFRSGKIVCTGAKSTDDVHESLHIVFEKLRELSIPIEDDPEITVQNIVTSADLGESLNLNAIAIGLGLESIEYEPEQFPGLVYRLEEPDVVALLFGSGKLVITGGKQPADAAEAVDVITERLDELGLLD, from the coding sequence CATCGAGAACGTCGTTGCCTCGACGGGCATCGGCCAGGAGCTCGATCTCCAGAGTGTCGCCATGGATCTGGAGGGCGCCGACTACGACCCCGAGCAGTTCCCCGGGCTGGTCTACCGCACGCAGGAGCCCAAATCCGCCGCGCTGATCTTCCGTTCGGGGAAGATCGTCTGCACCGGCGCGAAGTCGACCGACGACGTCCACGAGAGCCTCCACATCGTCTTCGAGAAGCTCCGAGAGCTGAGCATCCCGATCGAGGACGACCCGGAGATCACCGTCCAGAACATCGTCACCAGCGCCGACCTCGGCGAGAGCCTGAACCTCAACGCCATCGCGATCGGGCTCGGCCTGGAGAGCATCGAGTACGAGCCCGAGCAGTTCCCCGGGCTGGTCTACCGGCTGGAGGAGCCCGACGTGGTCGCGCTGCTGTTCGGCTCCGGCAAGCTCGTCATCACGGGCGGGAAGCAGCCCGCCGACGCCGCCGAGGCCGTCGACGTGATCACCGAACGGCTCGACGAACTCGGCCTGCTGGACTGA
- a CDS encoding DUF7473 family protein: MVSLAAVSQSATLQAAPIGGSTVSVIATWLLFSAFLSLTAFIAARNLLGDVSLRPHALVGPPIAAIAFLAATFEFSPLLALVAALGVDAAVFRYIHGLNRRLLAGVVVIHFTVSVILGAILFSLIALIGSAPV, translated from the coding sequence GTGGTCTCCTTGGCCGCCGTTTCCCAGTCAGCCACGTTGCAGGCAGCACCGATCGGGGGGTCGACCGTCTCGGTGATCGCGACGTGGCTCCTGTTCTCCGCGTTCCTCTCCCTCACCGCGTTCATCGCCGCCCGCAACCTGCTCGGCGACGTGTCGCTGCGCCCGCACGCGCTCGTCGGGCCGCCGATCGCCGCGATCGCCTTCCTCGCGGCGACGTTCGAGTTCTCGCCGCTGCTCGCGCTCGTGGCCGCCCTCGGCGTCGACGCCGCCGTCTTCCGCTACATCCACGGGCTGAACCGCCGGCTGCTCGCGGGCGTCGTCGTCATCCACTTCACGGTGAGCGTCATCCTCGGCGCGATTCTGTTCAGCCTGATCGCGCTGATCGGCTCGGCGCCGGTGTAG
- a CDS encoding amidohydrolase, which yields MNTLRIANGRVLRPDHSIVEADVLIDQSTGDIERVAAPEEIDAAADETLDADGGLVVPGIVNAHGHAPMTLLRGYADDKPLDAWLQEDIWPAEGELTAEDIRAGTELAAVEMIRTGTTGFVDMYFEEPHVAGVVEAAGLRALLGHGFVSVGKSETDAREDMEKSVNFADQYDGLAGGRISTAVKPHSLTTVNEALLREAVERAREADLPVHIHANETVEEVEPIVDERGVRPLSYAADVGLLADGDFLAHCVHVDDEEIEILADSDAAVVHCPASNAKLASGIAPVAEMLEAGVTVGLGTDGAASNNDLDMFDEIRDAAMLGKLGADDAAAVPASAAVRMATEGSAAALGFDSGRIEAGANADLAVVDLDAAHLTPEHDLVSHLAYATSGQDVRHTVCDGQVLMEDREVQTLDVDAVRERAQERADELVARVE from the coding sequence ATGAATACGCTCCGTATCGCGAACGGTCGCGTGCTCCGTCCCGACCACTCGATCGTCGAGGCCGACGTGCTGATCGACCAGTCGACGGGCGACATCGAACGTGTCGCCGCCCCCGAGGAGATCGACGCCGCGGCGGACGAGACGCTCGACGCCGACGGCGGGCTCGTCGTCCCCGGCATCGTCAACGCCCACGGCCACGCCCCGATGACGCTGCTCCGGGGGTACGCCGACGACAAACCGCTCGACGCGTGGCTCCAAGAGGACATCTGGCCCGCGGAGGGCGAGCTCACGGCCGAGGACATCCGGGCCGGCACCGAGCTCGCGGCGGTCGAGATGATCCGCACGGGGACGACCGGTTTCGTCGACATGTACTTCGAAGAGCCCCACGTCGCCGGCGTGGTTGAGGCGGCCGGACTGCGTGCCCTACTGGGCCACGGCTTCGTCTCCGTCGGGAAGTCGGAGACCGACGCCCGCGAGGACATGGAGAAGAGCGTCAACTTCGCCGACCAGTACGACGGGCTCGCCGGCGGCCGCATCTCGACGGCAGTGAAGCCCCACTCCCTGACGACCGTGAATGAGGCGCTGCTGCGCGAGGCTGTCGAGCGCGCCCGCGAGGCGGACCTCCCGGTCCACATCCACGCCAACGAGACCGTCGAGGAGGTCGAGCCGATCGTCGACGAGCGCGGCGTTCGCCCGCTTTCCTACGCCGCGGACGTGGGGCTGCTCGCGGACGGCGACTTCCTCGCCCACTGCGTCCACGTCGACGACGAGGAGATCGAGATCCTCGCCGACTCGGACGCGGCGGTGGTCCACTGCCCCGCATCGAACGCCAAACTGGCCTCCGGGATCGCGCCGGTCGCCGAGATGCTCGAGGCGGGCGTCACGGTCGGGCTCGGCACCGACGGTGCCGCCTCGAACAACGACCTCGACATGTTCGACGAGATCCGCGACGCCGCGATGCTCGGGAAACTCGGCGCCGACGACGCCGCCGCGGTGCCGGCCAGCGCAGCCGTCCGGATGGCGACCGAGGGGTCTGCCGCGGCGCTCGGCTTCGACTCCGGCCGGATCGAGGCGGGCGCGAACGCGGACCTCGCGGTCGTCGATCTCGACGCAGCGCACCTGACGCCCGAGCACGATCTGGTGAGCCACCTCGCGTACGCGACGAGCGGGCAGGACGTACGCCACACCGTCTGTGACGGGCAGGTGCTGATGGAAGACCGCGAGGTACAGACGCTGGACGTCGACGCCGTGCGGGAGCGCGCGCAGGAACGGGCCGACGAACTGGTGGCGCGAGTCGAGTAG
- a CDS encoding inorganic phosphate transporter, with product MVTVLAVLGILVAVFVGYNIGGSSTGVAFGPAVGGRLVRKVTAGVLFTGFALLGAWTVGRNVIDTMSSSIVPAAQFSPEASVGVLFFTGLSLLISNLYGVPASTSMTAVSAIVGLGLATGTLNGALMFVIVSAWIVAPVVGFASGAVIGRYVYPYLDGRFAFTRLELHLLQLDRSGRIPKPRVNRNATPRDLVGSALVVLIACYMAFSAGASNAANAVAPLVGANGTLTVDQGVLLAVGAFALGSFTIARRTLDTVGDDITELPILAALIVSVVGGTIITVLSYLGIPASLAVSTTCCIIGLGWGRASRAATLAELAKPSPETKMGSELSTGALTPEERDEPASPTVGDIAEGEAVEPESPPAVPSIGDERARPQSKESLFDATAAGRIAVLWVLTPTIAVVCSYALFSLLL from the coding sequence ATGGTTACGGTGCTCGCCGTCCTCGGGATACTCGTCGCGGTGTTCGTCGGCTACAACATCGGCGGTTCCTCGACCGGGGTCGCGTTCGGCCCGGCGGTCGGCGGCCGACTCGTCCGGAAAGTCACCGCAGGGGTACTGTTCACCGGCTTCGCGCTGCTCGGCGCCTGGACCGTCGGGCGGAACGTGATCGACACGATGAGCAGCAGCATCGTCCCCGCAGCGCAGTTCTCGCCGGAGGCGAGCGTCGGCGTGCTCTTTTTCACGGGGCTCTCGCTGCTGATCTCGAACCTCTACGGCGTCCCGGCCTCGACGTCGATGACCGCCGTCAGCGCCATCGTCGGGCTGGGGCTGGCGACGGGGACGCTGAACGGGGCGCTGATGTTCGTCATCGTCTCGGCGTGGATCGTCGCGCCGGTCGTCGGCTTCGCCAGCGGCGCCGTCATCGGCCGCTACGTCTACCCGTATCTCGACGGCCGGTTCGCGTTCACGCGGCTGGAGCTCCACCTGCTCCAACTCGACCGCTCGGGGCGGATTCCGAAGCCGCGCGTGAACCGGAACGCGACCCCGCGGGATCTGGTCGGTTCGGCGCTGGTCGTCCTGATCGCCTGCTACATGGCGTTCTCGGCGGGCGCCTCCAACGCCGCCAACGCCGTCGCACCCTTAGTCGGCGCCAACGGCACGCTGACCGTCGATCAGGGCGTACTGCTCGCGGTGGGAGCGTTCGCGCTCGGCTCGTTCACCATCGCCCGCCGAACGCTCGACACCGTCGGCGACGACATCACCGAGCTGCCGATCCTCGCGGCGCTGATCGTCTCCGTCGTCGGCGGCACCATCATCACCGTGTTGTCGTATCTCGGCATCCCCGCGAGCCTCGCGGTCAGCACCACCTGCTGCATCATCGGCCTCGGCTGGGGGCGGGCCAGCCGGGCGGCGACGCTCGCGGAGCTGGCGAAACCCTCGCCCGAGACGAAGATGGGATCGGAGCTCTCGACCGGCGCGCTCACACCGGAAGAGCGGGACGAGCCCGCGAGCCCGACCGTCGGCGACATCGCGGAAGGGGAGGCCGTGGAGCCGGAGTCGCCGCCGGCGGTGCCGAGCATCGGCGACGAGCGAGCGCGGCCACAGAGCAAGGAGAGCCTGTTCGACGCCACCGCCGCGGGGCGGATCGCGGTGCTCTGGGTGCTCACGCCGACGATCGCCGTCGTCTGTTCCTACGCGCTGTTCTCGCTGCTGCTGTAA
- a CDS encoding adenosylhomocysteinase, with translation MSSYERVTAHVDDPEALREEGRRKMDWALQHMPICQSLREDFEAEKPLAGETIGMAMHVEAKTAILVETLALGGAEVAVTGCNPLSTHDDVSVALDDVANVTSYAVRGVDDEEYYAAIESVIDHEPTITVDDGADMVFRIHQEHPELIDSIVGGAEETTTGVHRLRAMDDDGELNYPMFAVNDTPMKRLFDNVHGTGESALSAIAMTTNLSWAGKTVVVAGYGYCGKGVASKAAGQDANVVVCEVEPRKALEAHMEGYDVLPMAEAAKEGDVFVTTTGNKDVITREHFEQMQDGVLLANAGHFDVEINLDHLDDLAVDRYEARDGVESFEMADGRRLNVLAEGRLVNLAAPVGLGHPVEVMDQSFGIQAVCVREIVENGDSYEAGVHEVPDELDEEVAEIKLAAEGVEYDGLTDEQREYMDSWQHGT, from the coding sequence ATGAGTTCCTACGAGCGCGTCACCGCGCACGTCGACGACCCCGAGGCGCTCCGCGAGGAGGGCCGCCGGAAGATGGACTGGGCGCTCCAGCACATGCCCATCTGCCAGTCGCTCCGCGAGGATTTCGAGGCGGAGAAACCCCTCGCCGGCGAGACGATCGGGATGGCGATGCACGTCGAGGCCAAGACGGCGATCCTCGTCGAGACGCTCGCCCTCGGCGGCGCCGAAGTAGCGGTCACGGGCTGCAACCCCCTCTCGACTCACGACGACGTGAGCGTCGCGCTGGACGACGTGGCGAACGTCACCTCCTACGCCGTCCGCGGCGTCGACGACGAGGAGTACTACGCCGCCATCGAGTCCGTCATCGACCACGAGCCGACGATCACGGTCGACGACGGTGCGGACATGGTGTTCCGCATCCACCAAGAGCACCCCGAGCTGATCGACTCCATCGTCGGCGGCGCCGAGGAGACGACCACCGGCGTCCACCGACTGCGCGCGATGGACGACGACGGCGAGCTGAACTACCCGATGTTCGCGGTGAACGACACGCCGATGAAGCGCCTGTTCGACAACGTCCACGGCACGGGCGAGTCGGCGCTGTCGGCGATCGCGATGACCACGAACCTCTCGTGGGCCGGCAAGACCGTCGTCGTCGCCGGCTACGGCTACTGCGGCAAGGGCGTGGCCTCGAAGGCGGCCGGGCAGGACGCCAACGTCGTCGTCTGTGAGGTCGAACCGCGCAAGGCGCTAGAAGCGCACATGGAGGGGTACGACGTGCTCCCGATGGCCGAGGCCGCGAAGGAGGGCGACGTGTTCGTCACCACCACCGGGAACAAGGACGTGATCACCCGCGAGCACTTCGAGCAGATGCAGGACGGCGTCCTGCTGGCCAACGCCGGCCACTTCGACGTGGAGATCAACCTCGATCACCTCGACGACCTCGCGGTCGACCGCTACGAGGCCCGCGACGGCGTCGAGTCCTTCGAGATGGCCGACGGCCGTCGGCTGAACGTGCTCGCCGAGGGCCGACTCGTGAACCTCGCCGCGCCGGTCGGGCTGGGCCACCCGGTCGAAGTGATGGACCAGTCTTTCGGGATTCAGGCGGTCTGTGTCCGAGAGATCGTCGAGAACGGCGACAGCTACGAGGCTGGCGTCCACGAGGTGCCGGACGAACTCGACGAGGAGGTCGCCGAGATCAAGCTCGCCGCCGAGGGCGTCGAGTACGACGGGCTGACTGACGAGCAGCGCGAGTACATGGACTCCTGGCAGCACGGGACGTAA
- the hjc gene encoding Holliday junction resolvase Hjc codes for MPTNKKGDRRERELVNRLDDAGFAVMRAPASGSATQRELPDVLAGNGESFYAIEAKSSAGDPIYLTGEEVQALVYFAQNFGAKPRIGVRFDREDWYFFHPGDCYTTDGGNYRVKKETALADGTDMAELVGDTEKVTLAEATERGTATTADDGDDPDGGVRKLLQAVADGTLTVDEAAEALD; via the coding sequence ATGCCGACGAACAAGAAAGGCGACCGGCGCGAGCGCGAGCTCGTCAACCGGCTCGACGACGCCGGCTTCGCCGTCATGCGCGCGCCCGCCAGCGGGAGCGCGACCCAGCGGGAGCTCCCGGACGTGCTCGCGGGCAACGGCGAGAGCTTCTACGCCATCGAGGCTAAATCCTCCGCGGGCGACCCCATCTACCTCACCGGCGAGGAGGTGCAGGCCCTCGTCTACTTCGCCCAGAACTTCGGCGCCAAACCCCGCATCGGCGTGCGTTTCGACCGCGAGGACTGGTACTTCTTCCACCCGGGCGACTGCTACACCACCGACGGCGGCAACTACCGCGTGAAGAAGGAGACCGCGCTCGCCGACGGCACCGATATGGCCGAACTCGTCGGCGACACCGAGAAGGTCACCCTGGCGGAGGCGACGGAGCGCGGTACCGCTACCACGGCCGACGACGGTGACGACCCCGACGGGGGCGTCCGGAAGCTGCTGCAGGCGGTCGCCGACGGCACCCTCACCGTCGACGAGGCGGCCGAGGCGCTCGACTGA
- a CDS encoding DUF7472 family protein has translation MDIEEGMGRKIVLSIAAVALLIVSFVVVGTTFGVDEGLSATGGLAMLGALTGFIVLMGALGLYFASQD, from the coding sequence ATGGATATCGAGGAGGGCATGGGGCGAAAGATCGTGCTCTCGATCGCCGCCGTCGCCCTGTTGATCGTCTCGTTCGTCGTCGTCGGCACGACCTTCGGTGTCGACGAGGGACTCTCCGCGACCGGCGGCCTCGCGATGCTCGGCGCACTGACCGGGTTCATTGTCCTCATGGGGGCGCTGGGGCTGTACTTCGCGAGTCAGGACTGA
- a CDS encoding replication factor C small subunit, whose protein sequence is MSEADAEGESAGREIWIEKYRPQTLDDIHGQEETIERVKSYVEGGELPHMLFTGPAGVGKTTTATAIAREIYGDDWRGNFLELNASDERGIDVVRDRIKNFARSAFGGEDYRIIFLDEADSLTSDAQSALRRTMEQFSDNTRFILSCNYSSKIIDPIQSRCAVFRFSPLSDDAVAGQIREIAEAEGIEMTDEGLDALVYAANGDMRRAINNLQAAATTGDVVDEEAVYTVTATARPEEVEEMVAAAVAGDFPKARATLDTLLTDVGMAGGDIVDQLHRSAWEFDLDDRAVVRLLERLGEADYRIAEGANEQVQLEALLAALSLDDEE, encoded by the coding sequence ATGAGCGAGGCCGACGCCGAGGGCGAGTCCGCGGGCCGGGAGATCTGGATCGAGAAGTACCGGCCCCAGACGCTCGACGACATCCACGGGCAGGAGGAGACCATCGAGCGCGTGAAGAGCTACGTCGAGGGCGGCGAACTCCCCCACATGCTGTTCACGGGCCCGGCGGGCGTCGGGAAGACGACGACCGCGACCGCGATCGCCCGCGAGATCTACGGCGACGACTGGCGCGGGAACTTCCTCGAACTCAACGCCTCCGACGAGCGCGGGATCGATGTCGTTCGGGACCGCATCAAGAACTTCGCGCGCTCGGCGTTCGGCGGCGAGGACTACCGCATCATCTTCCTCGACGAGGCCGACTCGCTGACGAGCGACGCCCAGTCCGCCCTGCGCCGGACGATGGAGCAGTTCTCGGACAACACCCGCTTCATCCTCTCCTGTAACTACTCCTCGAAGATCATCGACCCGATCCAGTCCCGCTGTGCGGTGTTCCGCTTCTCCCCCCTCTCGGACGACGCCGTCGCCGGGCAGATCCGGGAGATCGCCGAGGCCGAGGGGATCGAGATGACCGACGAGGGGCTCGACGCGCTCGTCTACGCCGCCAACGGCGACATGCGTCGCGCGATCAACAATCTCCAGGCCGCCGCGACGACCGGCGACGTGGTCGACGAGGAGGCCGTCTACACCGTCACCGCGACCGCTCGCCCCGAGGAGGTCGAGGAGATGGTCGCCGCCGCCGTCGCCGGCGACTTCCCGAAGGCCCGTGCGACTCTCGACACGCTGCTGACCGACGTGGGGATGGCCGGCGGCGACATCGTCGATCAGCTCCACCGCTCGGCGTGGGAGTTCGACCTCGACGACCGCGCAGTCGTGCGGCTGCTCGAACGCCTCGGCGAGGCCGACTACCGGATCGCCGAGGGCGCGAACGAGCAGGTCCAACTGGAGGCGCTGTTGGCGGCGCTGTCGCTGGACGACGAGGAGTAG